The genome window CTTGGCTTCTCTGCATTGTTAGTAAAACAGTTTGGTTTTCCTATGAGCCTTGTTGTGGTCTAATGTTTTTGGCATAAATCTatgatttcaaagaaaaatgtccttGTTCTAAATACTTAACTTTCAACCTGAGAGTCAGTAAAAGAAGACAATGTTGTCACTCTATTATCATACCAGGAGTGACATTTGAAGGAGTAAACCAGCCTTGAAAATAAGGCAAAATCAGGTGAATACATCTGTTCCCTGACAGCTTTTAGAAAACCAAATACAATGTGTAGGAGAACATGGGGATTAAGAGGCTGAGAAGACTCTACTGGGGAATTGAATGGGAAGGACTAGAAAATGGAGAAGCTGAATACATATGGTTCAAGACTGAGCAAGAATCAAtatcctatttttaaaaaagtggcAAAAAAGTGAACAAGAAGTTGATGAGGGAGTTTCTTGTACTAAGTGCAAGcaaatttggcagaaaataaattccctTGCATTCCAGCTGGTCCTCAGTtatcagaggggctgggggtggctgggCCTAATTTCTGAGTAAAAGCCAATTCAGCACAGCAAGTAAATGCAGAGCCAGTTCAGCACTACAAGTTCAGACACATTCCATAAGATCATGGCCTCATTCACAAATAGCAAATTactgaagcagcagaaatgcagattcTTACTGCATTGCTGGATTTAATTTCTTGCTCAGAAACTAGTGTGCCTCTAGTGTTACAGCTGTGTAAAGAACAACAATAAGCTAAATAAGAGATTAAGCTATCCTGAATAAAAGAAGCCTGTCTTTTGAAATGTTAGATGGAATATGATTGATAGATGGAATATTGGTGAAGTTTTACCACACCTGCTGTAAGTACCTCAAATGATAAAAAATGTCATTCCAGTTGCagaaaaagagcagaggaaCACAAATTAGCTTTACAGTCTACCAAAATTCAAACCATTTATAGCATCTCAAGACATCATGTTCAATGTGGCAGAACAAGTTTCATACTACACTTCTAAGAAGTGAAAACAAATCTTCTGCTACATcaagccacacacacaaaatccatATTTCTACACTATACTTACATTGTGTAGAGATGATCCTCTGGACTTCGTTCAGATGTCTAACAAAAGGCATTTTCTCTTCTACAGAATATGCATCTATTCAATGAAGCTCATCTTCCAGGACAAACTTCAAAATATATTCTATAGGcctgctacaaaaaaaaataaaaaaagaaaaaagttatggAATCTTCCgatcagatttttttgttgttgttgtctaAAGCAAGAAGTCACGAGTATGGATCCTCTTacagaaaaaccccagcagTACTGCAGATAAGTAAAAGACTCCACAGGGGAAATGAGatagaatgaagaaaaaaaggacagtCTCTTGATAAGATTTAAACTTTAAGCTTCCAAAATCTACTCAAAAAAGGAATGTAAAGCATGTAAACACTATCATTATATCACTAAATGCAAGTTAGGATTATACTCTTCAAACTTACTGCAGTAAACAgatttataaaaatacacatttagtAAATGCAAAAAGACTGAATATACAACAGTCTTAAATATTACCATAGAATCTCTGAAGTAACATGCTGCCTCAAGAGGGAGGGATTGTTCAGAGGAATATGATTATGAGAAAGGATATGCAGACTAAAAAATGCAGatggctggaaaagcaaacTAAGAAACAAGTGACCCATCCTAATTATCTCTGATAGCAGATGCTGCCAACAGATGCTCTCACATTATGCTCCAAGTACAGCTGTGAGAATCAGAAATAGATACCAAAGATGCTAAACTCAGAAAGATGCATTCCTTGCACCTCCAGAAGAGATACTTGAGGCAGCACTCGAAACTGACAAGCACAGTTCTTCCAACACCTCTGCCTTGTGAAGCAATCCAAGTGGACACCCAGCCCTTTTGCTTAGGCTGTTCATTTTCAGGCTTCACAGGTGTTGGCAGAAAAAGATATCAAGGGTTACTAACAGATGCACTAACCCTAAGAAACAGTTTATTTAAGTCATAGCTGTAGTGTGATGACAGTTACATTACCTTGCCTCATTTATCTTGGCTAGTCAACAGAGTTGTACAGTAGACAGTAAAAGctatttgggggaaaaaaaaatcccaaaacatttttaacaatCCAAGAAGTTTTACATTAGAAACAATAAAGGAATTATAATTTACTCAGGTATATCAAGGGTAAATTGAtcttggaattttttccctGATGAAGGTTCAGCCTCTAAGTGTCACAAATCATTGAATAAAAAACAGCTTTATGATATCTACATCTGGTCAGATATAAACCTAATAGCTGGAGCAATGTAAATGACCAGAGGAGATCTGCACATCAGCAAGCTCACACAGATATAAATAGCTCAATGCAAATAACAACTTTCTGATCCTTTTGGGATGCTGGAAATCTCCAAGGGCTATGCAGAGAACTCACTTTTTCAGAGCAGCATCCAGTTTCCTAGGGTCTGATTAATTCAGGGTTCTACAAACTGCAAGAGTACGGAAAGagtagaaaggaagaaaacaacttCTTCCCATACTCCAGtctttgattctgtgaaacTCCAGTGCTAATATCTGCTATAGTCTTTGTCAACAGTCAGAAAAAACACCACTGAGGTGCTCTGCCTTTCCACATGGAAGACACAATTCCAACTACTGCCAGTACTGTACTTTTACACTGGCAAAATTGGTATAAACTAACTAGGCAAAACTGTAATAGACTGGACTCAAACACTCCTAAGAAAATAATAGGCCATCATTTACATTCAGTGAGACATCACCAAAGCCTAAATAATGTATGAATTTCTAGAACACACAATTTTTTGTAATTATGCTTAAACCAACCAAAATTGCTATAATCATATTTTCATGATTTTCTAGGttccttttaataaatagaAGGAGAGAAATTAGACCACATACCAACCTCGAGAGCACTACAACACCTCTGCTTTAAGCAACACAAAATTCTTACTGGACTACAAAATACAATCCAGGTTCCAGTACTAGTTAGCTGAAAACAGATGGCAGTGCAGAGAGCCCGGGTCCCAGGAGAGCTCCCTAATCGAGTAACTCAGAAAGCTTTCATTTTGCAAACAGACCAGTTCAGTTACCTCTGTGGCCCAGCTGGGctagcagcaggcagggctgcgGGACCATGATGGCTGATCCCTGATGTCCCATGGGACACTTACAACCGGCAAAGAAACCCAACCTTTCAGCGCTACTTGTGGCTGACCATTATTTCGGCTGTTGGCATCCAGTACGCGATTGCTACCGCTGGAGCACAGCCgggcctgggctggcagcacagcagggccaccactgctgctgctgtccctgttaGAAAGGGCGTCCTTCTGGGGCCACACCGCTCCTGCAGCAATAAACCCAAGGGATGGGGGTGAGGAGGGATGTGTGGGAGCACCTTACAGCCCTTCTGACAGAGATACAGGCCCATACCCAGAGACAGATGGTCATCTGCCCCAGCGCCATCCTCCTGCATATAAACCCTGATTAACCGAATTGCCTGCGCAGGATTTTCAGCCTACTGCTCATGCTTGTAGCTTGCAACAGCTttgcctggccctgctgaggagaTCCCAGGTCAGTCTTGCTGGACCTGTTTTCCAAAGCAGCCTTTAAATCTGTGCACTGCAGCGGCTCTCTCAAGTGCCTGGGTGAGCAGCCTGGCCGTGCCGGAGCGCTGGCTGGTGGCTGCGAGTAGGAGAGTGTAGAAAAGCCCCCAAATGAACAAGTGTAGATAGAGGTTGACCTGTGCTGTCTTGAAGGAAGAATACTGTATCTTCTTTtctagcttttattttctgccgAGACCCGTATATTGAACAGCCGTCTCAAGTGTTGTGAGGATGTTAGGAGGcgcagaaaagggaaaaaccgCGACGCTGctgtttaataaataaagtTCAACACAGCTGCTCGACAACATCCCCAAAGCCGACCGAGCCGCGCCCCTTCCCTGCCGGTAGCCAATGCGAGGCGCGCTTGCtgcgggcggcgcggcgggcgaGTAGCGCGGGGCGTTGttgcggggccgggccggcggggcGGTGCGCGGGGCCGCGGGGAACGGCCCGTGCTCGGTGCTCCGCCCGGTGCGCgccgctccgcccgcccgcccgccatGAACTCCCTGGACCAGGCTGAGGGTGAGTGCGGCCGCTCGGAGCGAGCCCGGAGCTGCTTCTTCAGCGCGCCGGGAGCTGCCGGCTCTGCGCCCGGGCTGCCCGAGCGTGCTGCCCCGTCCCTGCGGAGCGGGACGAAGCGGCCGCGGGAGGCCTCGGCTCCCTCTGCACCGCGCTCCCGGCGCTCCTCCTCGGCCCAGACAGGCGAGCTAGGGCGGGGTTCCGGGGCCTCCTCGGCGTCCCGCGCTCGGGGcgggctgtgctgctccccgGGCGGCCCGGAGAGCAGCGCCCGCGGGAGGGCCTGTGCTaagggctgctgcctgccccgGGAGGAGGGAGTGCCCGCGGTTTCCTTTCGGTGCCGCTGCTCGGCTGTAGCTGAGGAAAATCCTCTTGTGCTGTGGGAGCTCCTTGTCCACTCACGGCTTTTTGCGGGAGACGCGTTTCTTGCAGCTCTTGAGCCCCGCTAGCCGTTACACCGAGCCGGGGCTCCTTTCGCATGTGAAGAACGCGACCTCAAGTAGCCCCTTCTTGTCTGGGGGCACTTGATGGTTTGGGTTACAAGTTCTTTGAAGTTACAGCTTACAGAATGTTAAAACCCTGAAAGGAGTTTTCAGTGTCCAAAGACTGgtagagatttttaaaatggacCAGTGTTTTGGAATTAGCAGGTGCTTTGTAGCTGGCATCAGAGTAGGCAATGTCGACAGAAACCGATAGTCCGGCGTTGTCAGGGCTTTGTTGCTATGCTTGTGCAATCTGAGGGTTCCCAGAGTGCGCCCTGCTAGTCACAGCTGCCAAAAGGATCAACTCAGAGAAGGTTCTTAAAACGTGCATAGTTCAAAATAAGTTTaaacttcagttttctgttctctgaaaaagtttttttcatattttgtttcagCGATGGCTGCATTATGTGAGTGGTTTTTTGGGAGCTTTGTTGTCAATAGCCTGTTTTTATGCCTTCAGGGTGCTGTTTCTCAAATAGCAGGTTCTTGTGTGGTGCCTTGTGTTCCCCCCGCTCGCTTCAGTGACTAGTTGGAGGGGTTTGTGCTAGTCAGGGAACAGTTAATTAGCTGTAATTGCCGGCGGTGGTTTAACTTCCCCAGAAGGGATGTGGAGGACAGGCCattaatttctgtgttcttgGCGGTAATTAAGACTAGTTAGCTGTTTTGTGGCTGAAGTCAAGGTACTGTAATCTTCCCCCATAAATTCACCTGCAAACCACTTAGGAATAAATTCACAGTGTAGAAAACTGCTTTCATAGTGATCATAATAGATTTATTTCTTCCCAGCTTATTCTTTAATTGCTTTATTGAGATAACTAATATAGCAGTAGTTGGAAATTGAAGTTCCACGTTGATGCTGACAGAGACTTTAGCTGAAAGTTAAGTTGATCctaattaaaattttacttcAGGTAGAATTGTAGCTTTAACTGGAATGTTATCAAATTTTGACCTTGTTGACTGAAAGGAAGTGTAAATCTAACCTGGACTTATGGTGAATATGCTCCTTGGAGACTTTTAGGAGTATCAACTTGAAATGGATTTAACAGCTATTTCATTGGGAAGACCATGGGAGAACGATggcaataaaaaggaaaatctatttttaagaaataatgaTTGGAAAAAGATCATTGGAGCAGTGtttcctgtgggattttttgcatatatatatatatatatatatatatatatatataatgacACTCAAAGTTTCTACAAAACAAAGTCATCCAAGCCACACTGCTACAATAACCCCTTGAGCAGTGGCAAATGGCCAACTTTTTAAATTGCCATTATATTGACATAATGGCAGAACATAGTAGAACATAATGGTTTCCTGATATACTTCAAAATGTGatactttttttggttttgttttgagagGCAATTTAAGTCATTATAAATCTAAGTCACTATTTCTAAAGATATCTGAAATCAActgtattgatttttctttttgtaaatgggaatgttttttgcttttagatTAACTCCACCACTGTGTTTTTTACCAGAAGTTGAGTAAAGCTACTGTGACTAGACTTCTACTTTAAGAGCTGGGTGTGCACGGGGGAATTCTTTTTATCTTCTACTTTAAAATATGACTGAATAGATGAAGATCTAATTATGCTTGATATGCATCTTTCCCAGATCTCAAAGCTTTTGAAAGAAGACTTACTGAATACATTGCATGTTTGCAACCAGCTACAGGACGTTGGAGAAGTAAGTTTGGTGTTCCAAGGAATAAATAGGAGTCTGTCTTTCAAGCTTGTTAGATTTACCAGTGTTTATCCTTTATTTAAGTTTGtccaaagaaataattttatttatacttGCTTTAAAATTTGTGGCGTGCATTCAAACACTCTGCAGCAAGTTCATACAGGGTAATAAACTAATATTTTAGCCAGAATTAGGAAAATAAGGTTAAGATTGAATTGGCTCAAGGCTGAATTATTCTGGAAATATCTGAAACAATAAgttgtgtttgtttctgctttatttattttttattatgttactgaagtttttttcttcaggactGAGACTTCCCACACTGTTGCTGTACTTACTTAAACTAAATATGATTAGGTGAGATAGTCCCTATGAAACTGAAGGTGAAAAAGTTACAGCAGTGTGCCATAAAGGCAgctttgttttgaaaggaaGGTTTGAAGGAGGggggaagtaaaaaaaattccacagatATGCTGCTAGCTTTGGGATCAGTGGTCTGTGATGGAAACACACaactttgggggttttttttattttgttcttgagACTCTGCTGAAGTTTTCCTACTCAAAgaatacagatttattttagaaCACATAAAATAGTATCTTTTCTCCTGAAAGGTCAATTTTGAGTGAAGGAACTGAAGGAATGACTACttagaaagcaaaaccaaacaccacTAGTGCCACCTCAACCCCCCCTTGTTTCAGATATTTATATGTAGTTCTGCTGAGTTTGTGCACACCTACTTTAGGAATGCATTTGACTTCCAAAATTGCTATTTTCTGTCagttataatttaaaaaaattactggaaacTTTTAACCATATTTAAATGAGGTTTGCATAATTAGTATTGTATTCActggctctttttttcccccaaattgCTTGTTTCGTAATTCACATAAAAGAGGGACtttctattttaataataatggGATGTGTGACCAGTGTTAACTTTCTTCCTGTTATCCTGAAAAGAAGGTATTTATATGATGTGGAGAAGAAGCTCTATTTGATAGATATTTTTCAACTTCCTTTTGAAAAGATAACTTTGGTTCCTTCAAAGGACCAGGATGTTTTTACTTGACAGAATTTAGATTTTCAGATGTTGTAGATTTTCAGTACTTGTTCTGTCCAGGAACTTTGTACAGAATCCTTAGGGTTTCACATATTAGAAGtttctttgcatatttttatttctgctttccaaTTAAGAACTTTTCCTCTCAGAAGTGAGAAAAGAACTAAGTGTTTAAGAGttgctgctgaaaaataaatgcttttaaatttgaGTGAGTTATACTGTTTATGACtctcattcttttcttcatCAGTGATTTTGATAGTGGTATCAGTCTGCACAGCAACTGGGGCTTGGAACTGGTTAATAGACCCAGAGACACAAAAGGTAAGGTCAGGCTACTGCCAAATGTGCTGTGTTTCATAGCTTGGTGTTCCAGTCAGGTGGTATATTGAAAACTGAAAGGCTAAGTGCATTCTCACATGAAACTGGGAGGTGATTCTTAGTAAAGCTATCAGGCCCTCTGGAGTTATTGTGGAATGTGTCCTGGGACAATGCCTGCCAAAACACTGTACCCTGAATGCTTATCTAAAGAAATGTTCACCAGTACTTGGAAATGGCTGGgagcagtattttatttttagctaaGGGATCTAGGCAGTGACTTTGTGTGTTTTAGAATGTATGCAGTTGAACTAACGTGATTTCTTTCCTAGGTATCATTTTTCACATCACTTTGGAATCACCCATTTTTCACAATTAGCTGTATTACCCTAATAGGCTTGTTCTTTGCTGGAATACATAAAAGAGTGGTGGCACCATCAATGTATCCTTTGATAGTGTTTGTCATGTTAAAAGTGTAGCTCCTGCAGTTGTTGGAGCCTGTGCTAATACTGCCTTTTTAGTTTCTGCTTACTGTGTGTACAAGTGTTAGATGCTTTCCTTGACACAATCCACGCAGTATAGCAGCCCGATGCCGAACTGTTTTGGCAGAATATAATATGTCCTGTGATGATGTAAGTGTTGCTGCTTCATTGCCTAAACCTTCTTtgttaaaaaccagaaataatttaaaaagaccCATAGCCTGCTTTTCTGAACAGCACTTGGATATACCTCAGCAAATTCTGTGTGTCTGTAAAACTGGAATGTGGAATACTTAATATTGTTTTGTGTGTTGTTTTAAACTCTCCTTGTAACATTGAACTTGAAGCTTAATTGTTGGGTTCAACTTTCAGGGtttaaactttatttattttgttttctgtcttgcagactggaaaattaattttgaaaccTAGGCCTCATGTTCAATAAGGGCTgtcttccttcattttttccACTGCCATGGAAACCAAAAATGACCTTTTTTAAGGTAGTAtgacagcaaaaaaatcaaatgggaCTGGTTGTCACTGCCTGGGAGTAAAAGTCTTAACACAGTTGACAGTGAAAGTGTGCAATATTACTTTCTTGAATATTTATCCAAATTCTTTGTTATCACATTATCAGTGCTTTTGCTACTTCTGATTACCTCTTTTTCAGTATTAGTGTCACTTTTTTACTTCAGCTAGAACAGAACATACAGGTGAAGTATGTTAATCGGCAATGAAGTTGAACTTGAAAACGAAACCTCATTTGTGTTACGTGTCTTTCTAAGCTATTGTAAATAGCAGATCGATGCCAatgttgaggaaaaaaagaaatatctggTGTATGGATTTTCTTGTTCTCATGAAGAGTATTGAACGGAACGTTTGCCATTCTCCTGATGTTTTATTAGCACACTTCCTCATTACAGCCGTCCTTGTCTCCTGGTCACTCTTTTGGAACTGGTTTAAAGGCTCGCAGGAAGACTGACTGTTTGTGCCGGAGAAAACTGGTCTTACTGTTAAAGAACTTCACAAATATATCAAGGATTACATTTGTCAAGTTGTGTATATAGTGCACCAGCCACTTTCCTCGTGGTCATACGTAGTTCCTTGTTTGATCTGGTTCAAAACActtattttaagattttaatttttttttaaattgtcttaaaTATGCTTGTATCTTCCCAACTGTAAGGTTGTACTGTATCTAAGTCCACCAGACCATTCTGAGTGGATTTTTATGCTCTGATAGTCAGAATATGAAACTGGTATTGCAAATGTATAAAATCAGATTTGGTGAAGAAAATCTAAAGAGTGCcacaataaaataacaaaatttgtTATTCAGAGTGTTAACAACCAGCTGTGGATGATATATGCATAAAGTGTAACTTTTGAATAGCTAAAACTGTACAGTTTTAAGAGTTTAAGTTGTTCAAGGTgcctttttaaatgttttgaacTCTTTAAATTGATTCTAACTGCAAAGCTCTTGCAACTTCAGTAACCCCTGCTACAGGGTAGACTGGCTTTTAAAGGCAGCCTATTGATGTAACTTTGTCAGTTGAAACTTTAAGAATTGTcttctggatttcttttccagtaaGTCTTCTGCCCATCCATTATTTTTAACTGCTGTATATTTTGTAGGTAAatgtgtataaaataaaatctttgtaTAAACAGGTGTTATCTTCTTTTGTACTGTACAAATACAGATCTCCACTGAACACAGAAGAACTTCAGAAAATTTATAGCTGCACTCAGTAACTTTCATACCGGACCAACATTTCCTGTATTTGATGTGGGTCTTATAATCTAAGATACTGACACCAGAGAGGAAACCCCTTCCAGGTTTCCATCCTTCAGGTCAATCCCGCCTCTGTAAGTGCCCTTAGACGACATTGTTTCTATTGATAATTTTCTTGTTTGAGCGCAGTAGGCGCGGTGTCCTCCCTGGGTGCGGGCTGCGCTGGGTGCCGGTGCCGGGGCGGCGGGGGTCGAGCGCGGATgtccggcggcggcggggctgcggcAGGGCGGGGTGtgcggagcggggcgggcgcggcgccTGCGCGGGGCCGCACACGTGGGCGCGCCGGCGCCGAGCGCAGCCATGGGCAAGAGCCGGGCGCGGCGGTTCCGCAGGGCGCCCCGAgcccccgccggccccgcgcaGCAGCATGACGGCGAGCGCGGCCCcgaggaggaggcggcggcggagctgctggaaaaggtgcgggcgggggcgggcgggctCGGCGGGAGCCCCGCTCCGGACCGGTGAAGtggcgggggctgcggggccggcCGTGGGGGTCGAGGCCTCGGCTTTCCCCGCGGCGGTGCAGGGCGAGGGCCCGGGCGTGGGACAGAGCCGAGCGGCCGCGCGGGGCCGCCCCTCCCTCCGCTTcgctcccctcccctcccggcCGTCGCTCCCGCGGCGTCACGGCCGcgcggcccggcggggcggcaccggcaccgcccGCGCTGCCGTGCGCGCTGCGGCGGCGGGCCGGGGGAGCGCCGTGCCCCTCGGCCCTGCGCGGGCTGCCCGGCAGTTCTTGCGGGCCTTGCGTTCGGTCTCCCCGGCCGGAGACTTCTACGGGTGGCCAGAGCCAGGTGTTCAAGAGCCACACGTAAGGAACGAGGGATAGAAAATGCTGAGAAAGACTGGGTTTGCCCAGTTCTGGCCGTAGTCCTGGCTTAAGTATTGCAGGTAAAAACTGATGTAAATCTCCTTCTGCAGGTGTGACTTTAGAATCAGAAGAAAAGATCTGTTTTCCTTTAAGTAATTAAATCCCCTTTGCTCACTTCACCCAGCCTAATTCACTGAACAGATCACTGATTGATTATTCTTCTGGACTAACCTGTTTAGGTGAGAGATGGGATGAGAGAATAAATAAAGGCACAGATGAGGAAGAGCTAGACACCTTTTTCAATAGAGGCAGGATCTGATGTTACCACTCTTCTGTTCTGCTCTTCAGCAGATGTTTATCTACAAGGTTTTCAACAAACTCCGTGGCCTTCCAGGATATGCATTTCTACTGTTACTATTTTTGCAATTTGTAATTATTGTGTCTCACCTAAAGCTCTGCTACAGCTCGTGTGAACATTGTCTTGGGGAATGTAGGGAGcacttgtttctttctgttacaCAGACGCCTTTAATTTAAAGGCTgtaattttttggggtttttttatgtttcttcgGCTTTTCTTTATGTGGCATGTATTATGTCTGTTATACTTCATTGATGATATTCCCCCCCCCACCTTAgtcctttttttaatacattctATTTGAGGTCTCACCAGTGCCAGCTAGTGTCAAATCTGTGTCTGGACTATGGTTGTCTTGTCAAATACCCAGAATAGCTTTTATCTAGTCATAAAGTTAAAATACATA of Serinus canaria isolate serCan28SL12 chromosome 11, serCan2020, whole genome shotgun sequence contains these proteins:
- the CNEP1R1 gene encoding nuclear envelope phosphatase-regulatory subunit 1; the encoded protein is MNSLDQAEDLKAFERRLTEYIACLQPATGRWRMILIVVSVCTATGAWNWLIDPETQKVSFFTSLWNHPFFTISCITLIGLFFAGIHKRVVAPSIIAARCRTVLAEYNMSCDDTGKLILKPRPHVQ